The sequence below is a genomic window from Armatimonadota bacterium.
ATCCCTTTCTCTTGGTAAACGGGTCGCTTTCGGCGATGCCTTCGACGATGCTAGAAAACTTGTAGTTGTTGGCGGCCGCGCGCTTGACGACGTCATCGACGAAACACTTGTCGTTGTCGTCAACGCCACGTCCGAGGGCGAACGTCATCATTTTCTCGACGAAACTGCGGCAGAAGTCCTGTTTATTGCCCATCAGAACAGCCTTGAGTTGAGTTGGTCCAGTGAACTTGCGGCCATCGGGAAGAGTGGCGGAGCTATCGATGGCGAGATTGCCGTCTTTGGTTCGCCATCGACCGACAGCGTCGTAATTTTCGAATCCGAACCCGAGGGCGTCCATTTTGGTGTGGCAGGCGGCGCACATTGGGTTCTTGCGGTGGACTTCCATCTTTTGGCGGAGACTGAGGCTAGCGTCGACCTTACTGCCTTCGGCCAAATCTCCGACGCCGGGTGGTGGCGGTGGCGGAGGGGTACCAAGAATCTGTTCGAGAATCCACTTGCCACGCTTGGTGGGGCTGGTGCGGGTTGGGTTTGAGGTGATGGCGAGGACGGACGCCTGGGTGAGGACGCCGCCACGGCCGGTGCCTTCGGTGCTGACTCGGCGGAAGTTATCGCCGGTAACGCCGGTCATGCCGTAGTGTTTGGCGAGGGCGGCGTTGACGAACGTGTACTTGCTGTCGATGAAGTCGAGGATCGGACGATCTTCGGACATCACGTTCTGGAAGAACATCTTCGATTCCTGAAGCATGGCGTTCATCAGGTCATCGCTGTATTCCGGGAAGAGCTTTTTGTCCGGCTGGAAGTTGTAGAGCTTGCGAAGTTGGAGCCACTGCATGGCGAAGTCATCGACCAGCGAATCCGCTTTCGGGTCTTTCAGCATTCGCGCGACTTGTTCCTTTAGCACGGCAGGTTTCCGCAGTTCGCCACTCTTGGCTACGTTGTAAAGGGTCTTGTCGGGCAGCGAAGACCATAGGAAGTAGCTGAGCCGGGACGCAAGTTCGAAATCGTTAAGGTCGCGCGCCCTGTTTGACGCGTCGAGTTCGACCCGAAACAGGAAGTTGGGGTTGCAGAGGACGGCTTGGCAAGCGATCTGCATGGCTCGCTCATAGCCTTCGTCGGCCTTTGCGCCCATCTGGAAGACGACCATCAGTCGGTCGAGCTCTTCGGTTGTGATTGGACGTCGGTAGGCTCGGCTGGCGAACCACTCCAGCGACTTGCGGGCCTCGGTTTCCCATTGGTCTTTGGGAGGAACCGTGGGAATTAGTTCGCGCTGAAAAGCGGTGCGGATCGGGTTGTCCTCGACCGGGCCAACCAACTGCAATTCATACACACCAACGTTACGGTCTTGGGCGGGTTGGTTGCCCTGAGGAGCGACGTAATAGTCGTTGGTGAAGGTGACGCCGACGGTCCAGTCGCCGGGTGTCAACTTGGTGGGGAAGACATAGCTTCCGGGCTTGGCGTAAGGGTCGGTGATCTGGAAAGTAGTGAGGACGTCTCGGTTGAGCTTCAGTTCCAGGCGGGCGTTTTCGGGGCCTGCGTGCATTTCGCCGGCTCGAACCTGGATTCGATACCAGCCGCTCTGCTTAACGGAGAACTTTGTGGAGGCAGTACCGTTGGAGAACATCGACATCATGCCTTCGCGAGCGGTGCCGCCAGAGGTGACGTTGAGAGCCTCGCCGGAGACGGTCTGGATTTTGGTTTTAGGAAGTCGAATGGCGTCCTTGACGACCTTTTCCGAAGCCGAGAGGTACTTCTCCATGAGCAGCGGAGACATGGAGAGGACATCGCCGATGTTATCGAAACCGTAGCCCACGTCGTCGTTGGGGAAGTCGTCTGCGGGTCGGATCGAGACGCCAAGGAGGTCACGGACCGAGTTGTTGTATTCCTCACGATTAAGGCGGCGGAGGGTGACTCGACCGGGGTCGGCAAGGTCGCAGTTCTGTTTGAAAGCGGTGTCGATCCACTCCACCATGCGCTGACGCTGGGCGTCGGATGGCGCTGGCGATTTGGGTGGCGGCATGTGCTTGCTCGCCACATTTTTGGCGATGCGCTGCCAAAGGGCGGGGTCTTTGAGGGCGAGTGTGCCCGTCATGCCTTTCGTCAGGCGAACGCCGCCTGGAGCGTCTTTGTCGTCGTGGCAGTCAACGCAATACTTGTTGACGATCGGTGCGACGTCTTGCTCAAAGCTCGGGACGTGAGTCGCCGGTTTTTTCTTTTGAGCGGGCGACGTGAAGGGAATTGCGACAGCGGCGCAAATGAGTAGCGAAGCTACAGACAGAGTCAGGCTGCCTCGTTGCATGTCCCCAAAAGCATTCTACTGAACCTTTTCGGTTGAGAGTTGCAGAACTGGACCAAAAAGCCCTTTGTTGGAGGCGAGACCATGGTGTATTCGACTCCGAACCTAGCGAAATTACTATAAGTCGTAAGAAATTAGTAATAAAATGCTCTGGCCCTGCTCAATGGAGGAACATTTGCCGAAAGATCAATATTCAAAGGAAGCAAGTGACCTACTGGAAGCGGGACAACGGAGATTGGATCGTTTTTGAGAAGTACGAAGGGGAGCAGAAAGCCCATTATTTTGGGTACGAGTTCTTCCTATTCTTCTCGGAGAATTTTCGCGCCTGGTTCCTGATGTACGACGACACCGGCGAGACCTTGGATGCCGGCGACGTTGAGCGGTGGGACGAGATGCCTTCGGCTGAGCAAATCCGTACCGCCGTCGAGAACTTCCTCGTTTTGAAGATGGCCTAAGGCTTCTTCAACGATTTGATCGCTTCGCCGATCACGATTCCGACTCCAGCTATGAGCCCAATCCAGGCTCCGTTTGCGAGCCCCAATCCGATGCCGAGTTGTTGGCTGTTGTAGGTATGGGGGCCATACATTGCCTCGCGAGCAGGATTGACCAGCAGAACCGAGCAGAAGTCCGGCGCAACGGTGCCAATCAGAACCCCAAAGAGGAAACCCAATCCAATTCCACCGATCACGCAACCGAGGACGATGGCGATGGATCGGGTAGGCATTATGCTAGCTTATCGAATAGTCGAGCTTCGAGGGCTTCGCGGACCGAGTCGATCTCGATCTTCTCGAGGACTTCGGCAGCAAAGGCATAGACGAGTAGAGCTTGCGCTTTCGATTTTTCGACGCCGCGAGCACGAAGGTAGAACAGCGCATCTTCGCGAAGCTGGCCGATGGTCGCGCCGTGGGTGCACTTGACGTCGTCGGCAAAGATTTCGAGCTGAGGCTTGGTGTTCATCGTCGCGGTAGGCGACAAAAGGATGGCCTGATTGGTCTGCTTTGCGTCGGTCTTCTGCGCATCTTCGTAAACGAAGATTTTGCCGTTGAAGACGCCTTCAGCCTTGTCCTTCAAGATCGACTTATAGACCTCGAACGACTGACAATTCGGCATCGCGTGGTCGATTCGAGTATGGTTGTCGATGACCTGGGCACCGACGCCGACATTCGCGCTATTGAGCCACGTTTCGGCGTATTCGCCGTTCACGTAGGCGTTGATGTCATTGCGGGCGACCTCGCCGCCAAAATTGACGTTGTTCGACGTGTAAACCGACTGCGATTCCTGGTGCACGTAGGTGTTGGCAACGTGGATGGTTTCGAGCGACTCGTCTTGGTAGCGGGTGTGCTCTAGCCGGGCCGAGCGGTCCAGTCGGACTTCAGTCACTGGGCAAGTGAAGCCGAATCCGGCCAGCGTGACGTAGCTCTCAATGACCTTCGCTTCCGCGTTCTCGCCAAGAATCACGAGTGAGCGGGGGGCCGAGAAGACGCCTTCTTCGCGGTCAGCGGTGATGAATTGAAGGTGGATCGGCTTCTCGCAAGTCACGCTCTTGGCGATGTGAACGACGGCGATGTCACCCAGGTACGCGGTGTTGAGGGCGACAAAGCGCTCGTCGTTAGTCGAGCCGAGCTTGCCCTGGAGCGTCGCGATCTTGCCGAAGTGAGCTTCAACCGCATCAGAGAGGTCGTCAGGAAGTTCGGAAATCGGTCCGGCGAAAACGCCTTTCGGCAGATGATCGTGGGTTGAAATCTCAGGGGCGTACTGGCCATTCACGAAGCTGACCGTGATGGCGTCGATTTGGCCGAGGGTGAAGTCGGCGAGGTCTTCGCGCTGAGTGTTGGCGCCAAAGCCAAAGCGGAACTTCTTCTCTTCGAGGGCTCGAAGCGATGTGTACTTGAACTCCTCGTCGTGGCGGTTCGGCAAGCCGAATTCTTGATAGGTTCGGATCGCTTGCTCGCGAAGCGGGCCAAACCAAGCGGGCCCCTCGATATCGAGAAGCGACTTGATGTCGGCGTAGCCCGCAACAAACGGATCAGAATTTCGTTCCAAGGAAACCATCATTATGCTTTAGTTTCGCCCTACGCCTTGGCGGCGAGTTCCTCTTTGATGAAGTCGTAACCCTTCTCTTCGAGTTCGAGGGCGAGTTCCTTGCCACCGGACCGAACGATGCGGCCATCGACGAGGACGTGCACGAAGTCGGGAACGATGTAGTCGAGGAGGCGCTGGTAGTGGGTGATCACCAACGTCGCGCGCTCAGGCGAGCGGAGTGTGTTGACGCCGTTGGCGACGATCTTCAGGGCGTCGATGTCGAGGCCAGAATCGGTCTCGTCGAGAACGGACAGCTTAGGATCGAGGACGGCCATCTGGAAGATTTCGTTTCGCTTCTTTTCTCCGCCAGAAAAGCCTTCGTTGACGGATCGGGTGAGCATCGACGCATCGAGCTCCATCAGGGCGGCCTTCTCCTTCACCAAGTTCATGAATTCCTTGGCCGAGATGTCTTCCTGTCCGTGGTACTTGCGGATGGAGTTGACGGCGGAGCGAAGGAAGTAGGTGTTGGTCACGCCCGGAATCTCAACCGGATATTGGAAGGCGAGGAAGAGGCCCTCGGCGGCTCGCTCTTCAGGATCGAGTTCGAGCAGGTCCTTGCCGTCGAAATCGACACTACCTTCGGTGATCTCGTAGTCGTCTTTTCCAGCGAGGACGCTTGCCAGGGTCGACTTGCCGGATCCGTTCGGGCCCATGATTGCGTGGACTTCGCCGGCCTTGATGACCAGGTTCACTCCCTTTAGGATCTCTTTTTCCTCGACCGAGGCGTGCAAATTGGTAATCGTCAGCATAGGGGGACTTTTGTTTCCTACGTTATATTGCGCCGAAAAGTTGACAAAAAAGTCAAGGTGGGCGAGTCCCCTCGATGAACCTCATCTGAAGCGAAAAGATTTGAGACCTAAACTGGTAATAATCGATTTCCCTCGAAGTCAAATTCAGCGTATGATGAGGGCATGTTTGTTTGGGGTTGGATAGAAGAATGATGATGGTTGCGGAAGCCTTACGGCAGGTTATCGAAGGTGACGACTTTGCTTCGCCGCGAGGGCTGCTCCGATCGATCAAGGCGGAAACCGCCGTGATTGTGCCGCTGGGCGCTCCTTACTCGATTGCCACCAATGTGGCTCACGCCAAGATTTGGCAGGAAGCTTGGCTTTGCCGCTTGCGCGGGGTTCAACTGCCAAAGATTGTGATGGGGCAGGACTTTCCTGAGGTTTCGGAGAAAGAATGGGCGGATGTGCGCAAGGAGTTTTGCGATGGCTTGGATCAGGCGTACGAAATTGCCCAGCGCGACCCGTTTACTCACTTTGCGAAGGATGACGAGGCGGCGGTGCGGACCCTGCTTCGTATTGCCGCGCATGGGGCGTACCATGTGGGCCAGGTTGCTTTGCTCAAGCGAATGATTACGGCGAGCAACTGATTTTCGGTCCAGCCTCGGTCTATTTTGCGAAATTGACAGGAATGCCACACGATCTTAGGATCAAGGTCGCGGGTAACGTCGTCCAACTTCGAGGGTGGACCATAATTTGTTAAGATTCGACGATCCCGGCCTTAGGACCTCATTTCTCGACGGTGAGAGACGAAAAGTAAACTTTCTGGAAACCGAAGCGAAATGAAAACACAGCTCGACGAGACCGACATTCAGATTCTGGGCATTTTACAAAAGGATGGGCGGATCACCAACGCCGATTTGGCGAAGGCGGTCGGGCTGAGCGCGCCGAGCGTCCTTCAGCGCGTCCGGATCCTTGAGAAGTCGGGGATCATCAAGAATTACGTGGCCATCCTGGACGCGGAGCGGCTTGGCCGCAAGCTGATCGCATTCGTGAATGTGTCGCTCGCTCTGCACGAGAGTCAGCCGATCGAGCGATTTCGCAAAGCGGTGCAGGAGATTCCCGAGGTTGCCGAGGTTTACAACATCACCGGCGAGTACGACTTCATGCTGAAGGTTCAGGCGCGGGATATGCGCCACTACGAAAGCATTCTTCGAGATAAGATCACCAAGATTCGAGGCATCGGCAAGCTGAACACGTCGATCGTGTTGGGCACATCGAAGCACACAACAGAAATTCCTCTGTAGATTGCAGACTGTCCTTCGCGGGATTGGAAGCCGACTTACGAAATTCAGAGAAGTGTTTCAGTATCGGATGAGCGCAAATATCTCATAATAAGGCATGCATGAGCGGTATTTCGACAATGCGGCAACGACGCCGGTCGATCCTCGGGTTGTGGCAGAAATGCTCCCTTACTTCACCGAGTTTCCGGGCAACGCGGCAACCATCCACCACTATGGCCAGAAGGCCAAGGCGGCCATCGACCTCGCCCGCGAACGCATCGCCGCACTGATCGGAGCCGAAGATCCTTCGCAGGTGACCTTCTGCTCGGGTTCGTCAGAAGGGAACAACTGGGTTCTTTCCAACTTTTATGAGGGTCGCGTAGCGGTCTCGCCGTACGAGCACAGCAGTATCATCAAAATCGCCAAACGCGACGGGTTTACGATCCTGCCTCCTTTTGAGGAGTGTTTGCCCGAGGGGTTCGACATCGTGGCGCTCATGTCAGTGAACAATGAGGTCGGCACGATCTTCGATACCGAGCTCATCCGCACTCGCACCCATAGCAAGAATCTTTTGGTCGATGTAACCCAATCGGCAGGCAAACTTCCGACGACGGTCGGCAACATCGACTACATGTCGGCGAGCGGCCACAAGTTCTATGCGCCCAAGGGTGTGGGCTTCCTCTATCAGAAGGAAGTGAATCTAAAGCCCTATTTGTTGGGTGGCGGACAAGAAATGGGACGACGGGGTAGCACGGCCAATGTTCCGGGCATCGTGGCCCTCGGCGCGGCGGCGGCGATCGCCATGGATGAGTTGGACGAAAGGGTGGCTCACGCGACCCAATTGAAGGCGATTGTGACCGAAGCGATCAGCAAAATTTCGGACACGCAGATCAACGGTCCGGGCGTCAAATCGCCGTACGTTTTGAATGTCAGTTTCAAGGGAATTCAGGGTGAAACTCTGCTTGTCGAACTCGATCAGGCGGGGTATTGTTGCAGTGCCGGGGCGGCGTGCAGCAGCACCAGCAAAGAGCCTTCTTCGGTTTTGATCGCGTTGGGCTTGTCTCCCGAATGGATGCGGGGTACAGTGAGGATCAGTTTTGGTAAGTTCAACACTCCCGAGGCCGCGGCAGACCTCGGTCGAGACATCACGCGAATCGTGGAAAAACTACGGGCTTTGAAATAAAGTCGTTTGAACTTGAAACTTTACGCCGACTAGAGTGCGTCATATAGAATTGCTGCAAAAACCGGTAGGACTTTGGTATTCAGAAGACCCCGGTCTTTTTGGCACGCGTTTAGCTTGACAAATCCTGGAAAAGCGTGATTGAATTAGCCGATCACGGAGTCGCAAGGGCTTGTTCCAGGGAACCGGATATTACAGGCGAAGCTTGCGCGACATTTGGAGTAGATAAAAGTAAGATGCCGATTGAAAATGGATTGCCGACGCAGCCGCGACGAGGCCGAGCGATTACCGTTCGAACACCTGGACGCACCTCAGGGTTTATGGACCCCAATGTTTCTGCGCTCGAAGATCCTACGCTAGATGGCGAAGACATGATGGATGTCGATGCCAGCGACGAAGAGCTTGAAGAGCTTGAGGCCGAGGGTGTCCAAGACGATTCTGAAGAGCTAGAGATGTGGATGCGGCAGACTCGCCGCGCTCAGCTTTTGACGCCGGAGCAGGAAGTTCACCTCGCCGTTCTCGTCATGGCCAAAGAACTGGCCGAGAAAGGAAAGGAGAAGGAGCTTCTGAAGCTTCTTCAGCGCCGAGATATCACGCACCCGGTCGGAAAACCGACGGAGTTGAATCAGTTTATCATCACTCGCGTAGTGAACGAGGGTATCGAGGCGAAGCGCCACCTGATCGAGTCGAACCTTCGACTGGTTGTGTCGATCGCCAAGAAGTACAACGCTCGTGGAATTCCGCTTGCCGACCTGATCCAGGAAGGCAACCTCGGTTTGATCCGCGCGGTTGAGAAATTCGACTGGTCGAAGGGCTTCCGCTTCTCGACTTACGCGACTTGGTGGATTCGACGTGCGATTGCTCGCGCGATCATCAACCAGGGCCGAACGATCCGCATTCCGGTGTACGTGGCCGAACTGATCAACAAGGTTGTGAAGACGGCGTCGCGACTTCAGCAGGAGCTGCAGCGCGAGGCGACCGAGGAAGAGATCAGCCGTGAGGTTGGCCTGTCGGTTGATCGTGTCCGCGAAATGATGCGCGTGGCGGTCGAGCCGATCTCGCTTGAGACTCCGGTCGGTGAGAAGGACAACTCGTCCATCGGCGACTTCGTGCAGAGCCAGAACATGCCGACGCCGGGCGACGTCACTTGGAGCCTTATCCGACGCGAAGAGATCGACGGCATTCTCGGACGACTGACTGGCCGCGAGCGCGACGTGGTTCGCCTACGGTTCGGTCTAGACGATGGCCGCGCCCGAACCTTGGAAGAGGTCGGCGCTGAGTTGAACGTCACCCGCGAGCGAGTTCGACAGATCGAGCTTCGAGCGATGAAGAAGCTTCGCCACATCGGGCAAGAGCTTTCTTCGCAGGGCTTCACGGTTACGTCGAACCCGAACTAAGTTGACATGACAAGGGCCGCGCGAATGCGCGGCCCTTGTCATGTCTGAGGCTTCTGGCTTCAGCTTTGAATCTAGAATTGTTCGACGACACCATTGTTGTGACGTCCTAGGGTGTAAATTCGAGAAAATTGAAAATTTTTCGATCCATCCCAACTTTTCCCGCAAAGCCTGCGACTGATAGTCAGGTGCAAAACTCGGAAACCTTTGGGTTGCGCGAATGGGTGGAGTGGAAAGTTACAGGTCGATCCAAGAAAGAACTGCATGCTGAGATGCCTCCCTTCGAGGAATTGATTCGGACCTATGGAACCGAACTGCGCCGTTTTGTCTATCTGAAGGTCGAAGCCGAAGCGGTGGAAGATGTTCTTCAGGAGGTATGGGTTGCCGCTTGGCAGGGATATTCGGGAGTTCAGAACCCTACTACCATCCGGGCCTGGATCTACGGCATCTGTCTTCACAAATGCCACGACCATTATCGAGATAAGGCGAGGGAGAGTAGCCATGTGGCTATTGCCGGTCTCGAAATCCTGGATCCGGGCCCTTCACCAGAGGGGTTGGCGGTTGATTCGGCACGGGTATCGGCCTTGCTCAAGAATCTGGACGACTCGCAACGCGAGGTTGTCGAACTGTATTACTATGCGCAACTGACGCTGGCCGAGATATCCGAACTTCTGAAGCGAAACATGAACACGGTGAAGTACCAATTCTATCGGGCGCATACGACCCTGCTCGAGGTCGGACGGCGGGAGGAGCTTCTATGAACTGCCAGCAGCGCGAAACGGACCTGCTGATGCTGGTCCATGGCGAAGCCAAGGGATGGGTGAATCTGCGAACCCGCCTGCACATTCTCGGTTGTCGGCGCTGCCGAAGCAAGCTAGCCGAGTTTTACGTTTTGTCACAGGGTCTAGCCAACGATTTGGAGAATCCCCGCTTGGGCTCGCGGCGCATTATTCGGCCATCGTTGGCTGGTTTTGCCGCCGCGATGGTGGGGCTACTCGTGCTTTTGATTGCGGCGGGCGGTTTGGTTACGGTTTGGGTGCGGAGCACGACCGTCACGCCACCCTGTAGCTCGGAGCCGCCCAGCGCAAGGAGGGGACCGATTGCAGTTAACGAAGCGTCACCCGTGATGCCGATGGTCCCGAAGAAGAAGGAAGTTTTGGCACCATCCAACTTTTTTCGCAAAACCTGCGACTGATAGCCCGTGGGAGGGACGCAGTCTCTCCTCGCCATAGGTAGAAACCATGACTCGATCAGTCCTTACTTTGACGGCTTTATTTGCCTTAGCGGCCGCCTCTCTTGCGCAAACGAACGCAGAGGGCTTCATCACCTATACGCAGAACAACTCGCTGTTCACTTACGACATCACGCTCCACA
It includes:
- a CDS encoding aminotransferase class V-fold PLP-dependent enzyme, yielding MHERYFDNAATTPVDPRVVAEMLPYFTEFPGNAATIHHYGQKAKAAIDLARERIAALIGAEDPSQVTFCSGSSEGNNWVLSNFYEGRVAVSPYEHSSIIKIAKRDGFTILPPFEECLPEGFDIVALMSVNNEVGTIFDTELIRTRTHSKNLLVDVTQSAGKLPTTVGNIDYMSASGHKFYAPKGVGFLYQKEVNLKPYLLGGGQEMGRRGSTANVPGIVALGAAAAIAMDELDERVAHATQLKAIVTEAISKISDTQINGPGVKSPYVLNVSFKGIQGETLLVELDQAGYCCSAGAACSSTSKEPSSVLIALGLSPEWMRGTVRISFGKFNTPEAAADLGRDITRIVEKLRALK
- a CDS encoding DUF1592 domain-containing protein, with amino-acid sequence MQRGSLTLSVASLLICAAVAIPFTSPAQKKKPATHVPSFEQDVAPIVNKYCVDCHDDKDAPGGVRLTKGMTGTLALKDPALWQRIAKNVASKHMPPPKSPAPSDAQRQRMVEWIDTAFKQNCDLADPGRVTLRRLNREEYNNSVRDLLGVSIRPADDFPNDDVGYGFDNIGDVLSMSPLLMEKYLSASEKVVKDAIRLPKTKIQTVSGEALNVTSGGTAREGMMSMFSNGTASTKFSVKQSGWYRIQVRAGEMHAGPENARLELKLNRDVLTTFQITDPYAKPGSYVFPTKLTPGDWTVGVTFTNDYYVAPQGNQPAQDRNVGVYELQLVGPVEDNPIRTAFQRELIPTVPPKDQWETEARKSLEWFASRAYRRPITTEELDRLMVVFQMGAKADEGYERAMQIACQAVLCNPNFLFRVELDASNRARDLNDFELASRLSYFLWSSLPDKTLYNVAKSGELRKPAVLKEQVARMLKDPKADSLVDDFAMQWLQLRKLYNFQPDKKLFPEYSDDLMNAMLQESKMFFQNVMSEDRPILDFIDSKYTFVNAALAKHYGMTGVTGDNFRRVSTEGTGRGGVLTQASVLAITSNPTRTSPTKRGKWILEQILGTPPPPPPPGVGDLAEGSKVDASLSLRQKMEVHRKNPMCAACHTKMDALGFGFENYDAVGRWRTKDGNLAIDSSATLPDGRKFTGPTQLKAVLMGNKQDFCRSFVEKMMTFALGRGVDDNDKCFVDDVVKRAAANNYKFSSIVEGIAESDPFTKRKG
- the sufD gene encoding Fe-S cluster assembly protein SufD translates to MMVSLERNSDPFVAGYADIKSLLDIEGPAWFGPLREQAIRTYQEFGLPNRHDEEFKYTSLRALEEKKFRFGFGANTQREDLADFTLGQIDAITVSFVNGQYAPEISTHDHLPKGVFAGPISELPDDLSDAVEAHFGKIATLQGKLGSTNDERFVALNTAYLGDIAVVHIAKSVTCEKPIHLQFITADREEGVFSAPRSLVILGENAEAKVIESYVTLAGFGFTCPVTEVRLDRSARLEHTRYQDESLETIHVANTYVHQESQSVYTSNNVNFGGEVARNDINAYVNGEYAETWLNSANVGVGAQVIDNHTRIDHAMPNCQSFEVYKSILKDKAEGVFNGKIFVYEDAQKTDAKQTNQAILLSPTATMNTKPQLEIFADDVKCTHGATIGQLREDALFYLRARGVEKSKAQALLVYAFAAEVLEKIEIDSVREALEARLFDKLA
- a CDS encoding sigma-70 family RNA polymerase sigma factor, with the protein product MMDVDASDEELEELEAEGVQDDSEELEMWMRQTRRAQLLTPEQEVHLAVLVMAKELAEKGKEKELLKLLQRRDITHPVGKPTELNQFIITRVVNEGIEAKRHLIESNLRLVVSIAKKYNARGIPLADLIQEGNLGLIRAVEKFDWSKGFRFSTYATWWIRRAIARAIINQGRTIRIPVYVAELINKVVKTASRLQQELQREATEEEISREVGLSVDRVREMMRVAVEPISLETPVGEKDNSSIGDFVQSQNMPTPGDVTWSLIRREEIDGILGRLTGRERDVVRLRFGLDDGRARTLEEVGAELNVTRERVRQIELRAMKKLRHIGQELSSQGFTVTSNPN
- a CDS encoding sigma-70 family RNA polymerase sigma factor, producing the protein MPPFEELIRTYGTELRRFVYLKVEAEAVEDVLQEVWVAAWQGYSGVQNPTTIRAWIYGICLHKCHDHYRDKARESSHVAIAGLEILDPGPSPEGLAVDSARVSALLKNLDDSQREVVELYYYAQLTLAEISELLKRNMNTVKYQFYRAHTTLLEVGRREELL
- the sufC gene encoding Fe-S cluster assembly ATPase SufC; the protein is MLTITNLHASVEEKEILKGVNLVIKAGEVHAIMGPNGSGKSTLASVLAGKDDYEITEGSVDFDGKDLLELDPEERAAEGLFLAFQYPVEIPGVTNTYFLRSAVNSIRKYHGQEDISAKEFMNLVKEKAALMELDASMLTRSVNEGFSGGEKKRNEIFQMAVLDPKLSVLDETDSGLDIDALKIVANGVNTLRSPERATLVITHYQRLLDYIVPDFVHVLVDGRIVRSGGKELALELEEKGYDFIKEELAAKA
- a CDS encoding winged helix-turn-helix transcriptional regulator; this translates as MKTQLDETDIQILGILQKDGRITNADLAKAVGLSAPSVLQRVRILEKSGIIKNYVAILDAERLGRKLIAFVNVSLALHESQPIERFRKAVQEIPEVAEVYNITGEYDFMLKVQARDMRHYESILRDKITKIRGIGKLNTSIVLGTSKHTTEIPL